AAATCAATAACTGGTGTTAGAGAGAATAATGCAGCCATTTTAATAGGTGAGATTCCAAATATTGATAAGTTTGTTTCTCCAGCTAAATTAGTTGCTTTTTGTGGACTTGATCCTGTTGTAAAACAATCAGGTAACTTTAATGCTCCACAAACTAGAATGTCTAAACGTGGTTCTAAACTCCTTAGATATACTTTAATTAATACTGCTTGGCAGTTATCGCTTAACAATGACATATTTGCGAAATATTACAAATTAAAGATAAATCAAGGTAAAAGACATTACAATGCCTTAGGACATTTAGCATCTAAACTCGTTCGTATTATTTACAAACTTTTGAAAGATAATATATCTTTTGATACAGATTATCTTAAATAGGCAATTATTTAAATTTTTAAAATTAAGTAGATTACTACT
This genomic stretch from Oceanivirga salmonicida harbors:
- a CDS encoding transposase — its product is KSITGVRENNAAILIGEIPNIDKFVSPAKLVAFCGLDPVVKQSGNFNAPQTRMSKRGSKLLRYTLINTAWQLSLNNDIFAKYYKLKINQGKRHYNALGHLASKLVRIIYKLLKDNISFDTDYLK